One stretch of Saccharomonospora xinjiangensis XJ-54 DNA includes these proteins:
- a CDS encoding bacteriophage holin has translation MPVLYMVSAALVVAAVAGAGPVVVRVFRLLRVYRASASMVSARTGDRVGLLRARSAAVRVAVRQRRRHRRDTAAAQYDRP, from the coding sequence ATGCCCGTGCTGTACATGGTGAGTGCCGCTCTCGTCGTGGCCGCGGTCGCCGGTGCCGGACCTGTCGTGGTCCGCGTGTTCCGGCTCTTGCGCGTCTACCGCGCGAGCGCGAGCATGGTGTCGGCTCGCACTGGTGATCGGGTCGGGTTGCTGCGGGCGCGGTCCGCGGCCGTTCGTGTCGCGGTCCGCCAGCGTCGCCGCCACCGGCGCGACACCGCGGCAGCACAGTACGATCGACCGTGA
- the tatC gene encoding twin-arginine translocase subunit TatC has product MADSSNDRTSKRRKRSRRHNPDGTMTLIEHIYEFRRRLGFALIALVAGGALGFLWFTNSVGPIPSLGDIVKGPYCAIPPEQRFPREGPCRLLQTVPFEAFMIQLKVGLTAGAVLFAPVWLYQLWAFIAPGLYSKERKYALVFVGFASVLFAAGAVLAYAMVPFALEILVNFGGGAFDTWFTGDKYVSFVLSLLLIFGVSFEVPLLVIMLNRVGVVSYAQLSKWRRGLIFIAFVFAAFVTPADPFSMIALAGALTVLLELSFQITRIHDKRKARRRGEENWDQLADDEPAPFHYTPSTIDDEPGATGGKSRAEDVT; this is encoded by the coding sequence GTGGCGGATTCCTCGAACGACCGCACCAGTAAGCGGCGTAAGCGCAGCCGTCGGCACAATCCCGACGGCACGATGACGCTGATCGAGCACATCTACGAGTTCCGCCGCCGTCTGGGTTTCGCATTGATCGCGCTGGTGGCGGGCGGGGCTCTCGGGTTTCTCTGGTTCACCAACAGCGTCGGACCCATCCCGTCGCTCGGGGACATCGTCAAAGGGCCGTACTGCGCGATCCCTCCTGAGCAGCGGTTCCCGAGGGAGGGGCCGTGCCGGCTGTTGCAGACCGTGCCGTTCGAAGCCTTCATGATCCAGCTGAAGGTGGGCCTGACGGCCGGTGCTGTGCTGTTCGCCCCAGTGTGGCTCTACCAGCTCTGGGCGTTCATCGCTCCTGGACTGTACTCGAAGGAACGCAAGTACGCGCTCGTCTTCGTCGGGTTCGCGAGCGTGCTGTTCGCCGCCGGTGCCGTGCTCGCGTACGCCATGGTGCCGTTCGCCCTTGAGATCCTGGTGAACTTCGGCGGCGGCGCGTTCGACACCTGGTTCACCGGTGACAAGTACGTCTCGTTCGTGCTGTCGCTGTTGCTGATCTTCGGGGTGAGCTTCGAGGTCCCGCTGCTGGTGATCATGCTGAACCGCGTCGGTGTGGTCAGCTACGCCCAGCTCAGCAAGTGGCGAAGGGGCCTGATCTTCATCGCGTTCGTCTTCGCGGCCTTTGTGACGCCTGCGGACCCGTTCTCCATGATCGCGCTCGCCGGCGCGCTGACGGTGTTGCTGGAGCTGTCGTTCCAGATCACCCGCATCCACGACAAGCGCAAGGCTCGCCGCCGGGGCGAGGAGAACTGGGATCAGCTCGCGGACGACGAGCCTGCTCCGTTCCACTACACGCCGAGCACGATCGACGACGAACCCGGCGCCACCGGCGGTAAGTCCCGCGCCGAGGATGTCACCTGA
- a CDS encoding helix-turn-helix transcriptional regulator: MSTARAERLVNLVLALLSTRQYLTSERIRGIVPGYIDATSDEAFSRMFERDKAELRDLGIPLETGRNSAFDPVEGYRIARRDYELGDVELAPDEAAAVALAVRLWDSPELTGQAQGALVKLRAAGVEVDEHAATPVEPRVHAEPAFAPLLSAVQAGRVVRFDYRRSSSPERRPRTVEPWGVVSWRARWYLVGHDRDRDAPRCFRLSRITGPVRALGRPGAVTRPQDVNLLEFVAGVGGGERDPQPVMRARLWLAEGRAAGIRRHATVVGRRAVADVDGDVVELDLWAPESAADWIAGHGPDALVLEPDVLAKAVADRWERVVQEVRR; encoded by the coding sequence GTGTCCACCGCCCGTGCCGAGCGCCTGGTGAACCTGGTGCTCGCTCTGTTATCGACTCGGCAGTACCTGACGTCCGAGCGGATTCGCGGCATCGTGCCCGGCTACATCGATGCCACGAGCGACGAGGCGTTCTCGCGCATGTTCGAGCGCGACAAGGCGGAGCTGCGCGATCTGGGCATCCCACTCGAAACCGGGCGCAACTCGGCGTTCGACCCCGTGGAGGGATATCGGATCGCCCGCCGTGACTACGAGCTCGGTGACGTCGAACTGGCGCCCGACGAGGCCGCTGCCGTCGCGCTGGCCGTGCGGCTGTGGGACTCGCCGGAGCTGACCGGCCAGGCACAGGGCGCGCTGGTGAAGTTGCGCGCAGCCGGGGTCGAGGTGGACGAGCATGCGGCCACGCCCGTCGAGCCGAGGGTGCACGCCGAGCCCGCGTTCGCGCCGCTGCTGTCGGCCGTGCAGGCGGGACGGGTGGTGCGTTTCGACTACCGGCGATCGTCGTCGCCGGAGCGGCGTCCTCGCACGGTGGAGCCGTGGGGTGTGGTGTCGTGGCGGGCCCGCTGGTATCTCGTCGGCCATGACAGGGACCGCGACGCGCCGCGGTGTTTCCGCCTTTCCCGGATCACCGGGCCGGTGCGCGCGCTGGGCCGCCCCGGCGCCGTGACGCGGCCCCAGGACGTCAACCTGCTGGAGTTCGTCGCGGGAGTCGGCGGTGGTGAACGGGACCCCCAGCCGGTGATGCGGGCGCGGTTGTGGCTCGCGGAGGGCCGCGCCGCCGGTATCCGCAGGCATGCCACCGTGGTGGGCCGCCGGGCGGTCGCCGATGTCGATGGTGACGTGGTGGAACTGGACCTCTGGGCGCCGGAGAGCGCCGCCGACTGGATCGCGGGCCACGGTCCTGACGCGCTGGTGCTGGAGCCGGATGTGCTGGCCAAGGCGGTGGCCGACCGGTGGGAGCGCGTGGTGCAGGAGGTGCGGCGGTGA
- a CDS encoding ArsR/SmtB family transcription factor, giving the protein MADDRLSRMFAALADPTRRDIVARLARGDATVAELAEPYDVSMQAVSKHLRVLEEAGLISRSRQAQRRPCHLEAEVLDLMTTWIERYRLAAEERFSRLDAVLAEIDTTGDSGGSARQDAQQEAS; this is encoded by the coding sequence GTGGCAGACGATCGGTTGTCCCGCATGTTCGCCGCGCTCGCCGACCCGACCCGCCGTGACATCGTGGCCCGGCTCGCCCGAGGCGACGCCACGGTGGCGGAGCTGGCCGAGCCGTACGACGTGTCCATGCAGGCGGTGTCCAAACACCTGCGGGTGCTGGAGGAGGCGGGACTGATCAGCCGAAGCCGGCAGGCGCAGCGCAGGCCGTGTCACCTCGAAGCGGAGGTGCTGGACCTGATGACCACGTGGATCGAGCGTTACCGGCTCGCCGCCGAGGAACGGTTCAGCCGTCTCGACGCCGTGCTGGCCGAAATCGACACCACCGGTGATTCCGGTGGCAGCGCCCGACAGGACGCCCAACAGGAGGCATCATGA
- a CDS encoding helix-turn-helix transcriptional regulator, translating into MSGSGDRLPRLLALVPYLLARPGIRIDEAARDFDVTPRQLRKDLELLWMCGLPGYGPGDLIDLSFDGDTVSVTYDAGMRRPLRLTGAEASALLIALRALAETPGVVDADSVHRAIAKIEAASGDARPSGVVVGSGIREAATTAATRETLRQALQRGRALWLRYYSASKDTITERTVDPMRLLIVQGISYLEAWCRKAESVRLFRLDRIDELTVLEEQASPPDAATPKDLSEGVFPQRPEYPEAELVLEPDARWVAEYYQCEELAELDGGRLRVRMRYADESWLVRLVLRQRGEVKVERPASVAEAVRLRAAEALARARHLDATSAD; encoded by the coding sequence GTGAGCGGATCGGGTGATCGGCTGCCGAGGCTCCTCGCGCTCGTGCCGTATCTGCTGGCGAGGCCGGGCATCCGGATCGACGAGGCGGCCCGCGATTTCGACGTCACTCCGAGGCAGTTGCGCAAGGATCTCGAACTGCTCTGGATGTGCGGCCTTCCGGGGTACGGCCCCGGTGACCTCATCGACCTCTCCTTCGACGGCGACACCGTGTCGGTGACCTACGACGCGGGCATGCGCCGCCCGCTTCGCCTGACGGGCGCTGAGGCCAGTGCACTGCTGATCGCCTTGCGGGCGCTGGCCGAGACGCCGGGCGTTGTCGATGCCGACAGCGTGCACAGAGCCATCGCCAAGATCGAGGCCGCATCGGGCGACGCCCGGCCTTCCGGCGTGGTGGTGGGCAGCGGTATCCGGGAGGCGGCCACCACGGCGGCGACTCGCGAGACACTGCGGCAGGCGTTGCAGCGTGGCCGCGCACTGTGGTTGCGATACTACAGCGCGTCGAAGGACACGATCACCGAACGCACCGTTGACCCGATGCGGCTGCTGATCGTGCAGGGCATCAGTTACCTGGAGGCGTGGTGCCGCAAGGCCGAGTCCGTCCGCCTGTTCCGGCTCGACCGCATCGACGAGCTGACCGTGCTGGAGGAGCAGGCGTCCCCGCCCGACGCGGCGACCCCGAAGGACCTGTCCGAGGGCGTCTTTCCGCAGCGGCCCGAGTATCCGGAGGCCGAACTCGTTCTCGAACCGGACGCGCGGTGGGTCGCCGAGTACTACCAGTGCGAGGAGCTGGCGGAACTCGACGGAGGCAGGTTGCGGGTGCGGATGCGCTACGCCGACGAGTCGTGGCTCGTGCGCCTGGTGCTGCGTCAGCGGGGAGAGGTGAAGGTCGAGCGGCCGGCCAGTGTCGCGGAGGCTGTTCGCCTGCGAGCCGCCGAGGCGCTGGCACGTGCTCGTCACCTCGACGCAACCTCGGCTGATTAG
- the pafA gene encoding Pup--protein ligase, translating to MQRRIFGIETEFGVTCTFHGQRRLSPDEVARYLFRRVVSWGRSSNVFLSNGSRLYLDVGSHPEYATAECDDLTQLVTHDKAGERILEDLLVDAERRLADEGIGGDIFLFKNNTDSAGNSYGCHENYLVTRAGEFSRVADVLLPFLVTRQLICGAGKVLQTPRGAVYCLSQRAEHIWEGVSSATTRSRPIINTRDEPHADAERYRRLHVIVGDSNMAEPTTLLKVGSVNLVLEMIEEGIQFRDFTLDNPIRAIREISHDLTGRRQVRLAGGREASALEIQREYYARAVQHVEAGGGSPASRQVIDLWGRALDAVEQQDFSDIDTEIDWAIKHRLVERYRSKHNLVLSDPRVAQLDLAYHDIRRGRGVFDLLQRKGLVRRITDDGEIELAKDTPPQTTRAKLRGDFIAAAQQAGRDFTVDWVHLKLNDQAQRTVLCKDPFRSVDERVERLISSL from the coding sequence ATGCAGCGGCGGATCTTTGGGATCGAAACCGAGTTCGGGGTCACCTGCACCTTCCACGGGCAGCGAAGGTTGTCTCCCGACGAAGTGGCGCGCTACCTGTTCCGGAGGGTCGTGTCCTGGGGCCGGTCCTCGAACGTGTTCCTGTCCAACGGCTCCCGCCTGTATCTCGACGTGGGGTCGCACCCCGAGTACGCCACCGCCGAGTGTGACGACCTGACACAGCTGGTGACACACGACAAGGCGGGCGAGCGGATTCTGGAGGATCTGCTCGTCGATGCCGAGCGCCGCCTCGCGGACGAGGGCATCGGCGGCGACATCTTCCTCTTCAAGAACAACACCGACTCGGCAGGCAATTCCTACGGCTGCCACGAGAATTACCTCGTGACCCGCGCGGGTGAGTTCTCGCGGGTGGCGGATGTCCTCCTGCCGTTCCTCGTGACCCGGCAGCTCATCTGCGGGGCGGGGAAGGTGCTGCAGACGCCGCGTGGCGCGGTGTACTGCCTTTCGCAGCGAGCCGAGCACATCTGGGAGGGCGTGTCGAGCGCGACGACGCGCTCCCGGCCGATCATCAACACGCGCGACGAGCCGCACGCCGACGCGGAACGCTACCGCAGGCTGCACGTGATCGTCGGGGACTCGAACATGGCGGAGCCGACGACGCTGCTGAAGGTCGGCTCGGTCAACCTCGTGCTGGAGATGATCGAGGAGGGCATCCAGTTCAGGGACTTCACGCTGGACAACCCGATCAGGGCGATCAGGGAGATCAGCCACGATCTGACGGGACGACGGCAGGTGCGGCTGGCAGGAGGCAGGGAGGCCTCGGCGCTGGAGATCCAGCGTGAGTACTACGCCAGGGCCGTGCAGCACGTGGAAGCGGGAGGAGGGTCGCCCGCGTCACGTCAGGTGATCGATCTGTGGGGCAGGGCGCTGGACGCCGTGGAACAGCAGGACTTCTCTGATATCGACACCGAGATCGACTGGGCGATCAAGCATCGGCTCGTCGAGCGCTACCGCAGCAAGCACAACCTGGTGCTGTCCGATCCGAGGGTCGCGCAGCTCGACCTCGCCTACCACGACATCCGTCGCGGCCGAGGCGTGTTCGATCTGTTGCAGCGCAAGGGTTTGGTGCGGCGCATCACCGATGACGGCGAGATCGAACTCGCCAAGGACACCCCGCCTCAGACCACCCGCGCGAAGCTGCGGGGTGACTTCATCGCCGCGGCGCAGCAGGCGGGGCGTGACTTCACCGTTGACTGGGTGCATCTGAAGTTGAACGACCAGGCTCAGCGGACAGTGTTGTGCAAGGACCCGTTCCGCTCCGTGGACGAGCGGGTCGAACGGTTGATCAGCTCGCTCTGA
- a CDS encoding MmcQ/YjbR family DNA-binding protein — MGGVDVIGPWNIERLRSLCLSFPGTDERFPFSPEVSVFFVADKMFALSALDDQPLTVSLKCAPEHALYLRDTYPAITAGYHLNKRHWNTIVLDGSVPADLVVDLVHESYDLVVAGLPKYVRERLAPGSGE; from the coding sequence ATGGGTGGCGTGGATGTCATCGGACCGTGGAACATCGAGCGGTTGCGGTCGCTGTGCCTGTCGTTTCCTGGCACCGACGAGCGGTTCCCGTTCTCGCCCGAGGTGAGCGTGTTCTTCGTGGCCGACAAGATGTTCGCGCTGTCCGCTCTGGACGACCAGCCGCTCACGGTGAGTTTGAAGTGCGCACCGGAGCACGCGCTGTACCTGCGGGACACCTACCCCGCCATCACCGCCGGTTACCACTTGAACAAGCGGCACTGGAACACGATCGTCCTGGACGGTTCCGTCCCTGCGGATCTGGTCGTGGACCTCGTGCACGAGTCGTACGACCTCGTGGTGGCGGGGCTGCCGAAGTACGTCCGCGAGCGGCTGGCGCCGGGCTCAGGCGAGTAG
- the tatA gene encoding Sec-independent protein translocase subunit TatA, producing MNALQPWHLIILVLVVVLLFGAKRLPDAARSIGKSMKVFKAETKDLRESGQSSDPAATAAQAAPVTEPDTRQLPQSATTPPVPQAPATPPAPAASVTPPPAAPATPPQANAAGTDDQVEQLQRQLDELKRQQAAQRAQNNAG from the coding sequence ATGAATGCGTTGCAGCCGTGGCATTTGATCATTCTGGTTCTTGTCGTGGTTCTGCTGTTCGGCGCCAAGCGCCTGCCCGACGCGGCCAGGTCGATCGGCAAGTCGATGAAGGTGTTCAAGGCCGAGACCAAGGACCTGCGTGAGTCGGGCCAGAGCTCCGACCCCGCGGCCACCGCCGCGCAGGCGGCTCCGGTGACCGAGCCCGACACCCGCCAGTTGCCGCAGTCGGCCACGACTCCGCCCGTGCCGCAGGCTCCGGCCACCCCGCCCGCTCCCGCAGCCTCGGTCACCCCGCCCCCGGCAGCCCCGGCAACCCCGCCACAGGCGAACGCGGCAGGCACCGACGACCAGGTCGAGCAGCTTCAGCGGCAGCTCGACGAGTTGAAGCGGCAGCAGGCCGCCCAGCGGGCGCAGAACAACGCGGGCTGA
- a CDS encoding diacylglycerol/lipid kinase family protein, translating to MAMRVALAVHPDSGQGAAARMAGTVAARLRTVVDRLDLITADSPERFRRRVAECRDSGLDALVVLGGDGAAHQAVQCCAGTDLALGLVPSGTGNDFARALGVPRDPVSALSSLVSALRHDHRRRVDLGRIDGGDSSVPHWFGTVLCTGFDAAVNARANSMPWPRGPHRYDLALVRELVSLRPRPVVVETEKERLTTQATLVAVGNTAFYGGGIPICPEAVWDDGAFDVTVVGPVSPLRLARILPRLRTGAHVRHPSVHTLRASRVRIEGPGEWPVFADGDPISALPTTVTCVPEALTVLGVTRESTV from the coding sequence ATGGCGATGCGGGTGGCGCTCGCCGTTCATCCCGACTCCGGTCAGGGCGCGGCGGCGCGCATGGCAGGCACGGTCGCGGCACGTCTGCGCACCGTGGTCGATCGACTCGACCTGATCACGGCGGACTCGCCGGAGCGGTTCAGGCGCAGGGTTGCCGAGTGCCGCGACTCCGGTCTCGACGCGCTCGTCGTCCTCGGTGGTGACGGCGCGGCGCACCAGGCCGTCCAGTGCTGCGCGGGCACCGACCTGGCGCTCGGGCTGGTCCCGTCGGGCACCGGCAACGACTTCGCCCGCGCGCTCGGCGTTCCCCGTGACCCGGTGTCGGCGCTGTCCTCTCTGGTGTCGGCGTTGCGGCACGACCACAGGCGCCGTGTGGACCTCGGCAGGATTGACGGCGGTGATTCGTCCGTGCCGCACTGGTTCGGCACGGTGCTCTGCACTGGATTCGACGCCGCCGTCAACGCGCGCGCCAACAGCATGCCGTGGCCGCGCGGGCCACACCGCTACGACCTCGCGCTCGTGCGGGAACTGGTGTCGTTGCGGCCGAGACCCGTGGTGGTGGAGACGGAGAAGGAGCGCCTGACGACACAGGCGACGCTGGTGGCGGTGGGCAACACCGCGTTCTACGGCGGCGGGATCCCGATCTGCCCTGAGGCGGTGTGGGACGACGGTGCGTTCGACGTGACGGTCGTCGGCCCGGTGAGCCCGCTGCGGCTCGCCCGGATTCTGCCGAGGCTGCGGACAGGCGCGCATGTGCGCCATCCCTCCGTGCACACGCTGCGCGCCTCGCGGGTGCGGATCGAGGGGCCTGGGGAGTGGCCGGTGTTCGCCGACGGCGACCCGATCAGCGCGTTGCCGACGACCGTGACGTGTGTGCCGGAGGCGCTGACGGTGCTCGGCGTGACCCGCGAAAGCACGGTGTAG
- a CDS encoding DEAD/DEAH box helicase, whose translation MDSSTTPPSPAEAYAAARRRGRYPQLARFASDVAFTFDEFQIRGCEALEDGHGVLVCAPTGAGKTIVGEFAVHLALAEGRKCFYTTPIKALSNQKYGDLVDRYGPDAVGLLTGDTSINGGAQIVVMTTEVLRNMLYAESSTLDDLGYVVMDEVHYLADRFRGAVWEEVILHLPSYVRVVGLSATVSNAEEFGEWLMEVRGDTDVVVDEHRPVPLWQHMFVGGRMLDLFAGERIDTEGTGEKGEKGEAKLNPQLLRKVEDTARMHAPAGLRGRGRRGAPYRGPRYRPPSRTEIVDRLDAAGLLPAIVFIFSRAGCDAAVAQCVRSRLRLNGPEEIEQVRRIVDERTAELPQSDLAVLGYWEWREALEQGIAAHHAGLLPAFKETVEELFVRGLVKVVFATETLALGINMPARTVVLERLVKYNGEAHVDLTPGEYTQLTGRAGRRGIDVEGHAVVVWQPGVDPRQVAGLASTRTYPLRSSFRPGYNMAVNLVGRFGSAAARELLERSFAQFQADRSVVGLSRRIDRNVEALRGYADAVTGDVTELRAYLTLRQRVSEREKVLARQNTASRRAQTAGSLEKLRKGDVIAVPQGRRAGLAVVVDPGVDQFDEPRPVVVTEDRWAGPLSLSDFPAPVEPLGRLKLPKHVELRSPKTRRDVAASLRNLGLRPPRRTKWRSDAHSDPELADLRRQLRNHPVHGMADREANLRWVERYQRLEAETEQLKRKVAATTHSLARAFDRIRRLLSERGFLDTEGDAVTEHGRLLARLYSESDLLAAECIRQRLWHGLAPAELAAVVSTLVYEARRDATTESKLPAGPVSTAWQETVRVWTDLVEDERRHRLDRTREPDAGFAWPVYRWARGETLEKVLTAAEVNGQELSAGDFVRWSRQVVDLLDQIKDVLGREHPVGGAAGKASRLLRRGVVAAGEV comes from the coding sequence GTGGACTCCTCCACTACACCTCCGAGTCCGGCCGAAGCGTATGCGGCGGCACGGCGCCGAGGAAGGTACCCACAGCTCGCGCGCTTCGCGTCCGATGTGGCGTTCACCTTCGACGAATTCCAGATCCGAGGCTGCGAGGCGCTCGAGGACGGGCACGGCGTGCTGGTGTGCGCCCCGACCGGCGCGGGCAAGACGATCGTCGGCGAATTCGCTGTCCACCTGGCGCTGGCTGAAGGCCGCAAGTGCTTCTACACGACGCCCATCAAGGCGCTGTCCAACCAGAAGTACGGCGACCTCGTCGATCGCTACGGCCCCGACGCCGTCGGGCTGCTGACCGGTGACACCTCCATCAACGGTGGCGCGCAGATCGTGGTGATGACCACCGAGGTGCTGCGCAACATGCTCTACGCGGAGTCGAGCACGCTCGACGACCTCGGCTACGTCGTGATGGACGAGGTGCACTACCTGGCCGACCGGTTCCGCGGCGCGGTGTGGGAAGAGGTCATCCTGCATCTGCCGTCGTACGTGCGCGTGGTGGGACTCTCGGCCACGGTCAGCAACGCCGAGGAGTTCGGTGAGTGGCTGATGGAGGTGCGTGGCGACACAGACGTCGTCGTGGACGAACACCGCCCCGTTCCACTGTGGCAGCACATGTTCGTCGGTGGCCGCATGCTGGATCTCTTCGCGGGGGAGCGCATCGACACCGAGGGCACGGGCGAGAAGGGCGAGAAGGGGGAGGCCAAGCTGAACCCGCAGTTGCTGCGCAAGGTCGAGGACACGGCGCGGATGCACGCGCCTGCCGGGCTGCGTGGCAGGGGGCGCAGGGGCGCGCCGTACCGGGGTCCGCGTTACCGCCCGCCGTCGCGCACCGAGATCGTCGATCGGCTCGACGCGGCCGGGCTGCTCCCGGCCATCGTCTTCATCTTCTCCCGCGCGGGCTGCGACGCGGCGGTCGCCCAGTGTGTGCGGTCGAGGTTGCGACTCAACGGCCCCGAGGAGATCGAGCAGGTGCGCCGCATCGTCGATGAGCGCACCGCCGAGCTCCCGCAGAGCGACCTCGCCGTGCTCGGTTACTGGGAGTGGCGGGAGGCGCTGGAACAGGGCATCGCCGCCCATCACGCCGGACTGCTGCCCGCGTTCAAGGAGACCGTGGAGGAGTTGTTCGTCCGTGGGCTCGTCAAGGTCGTGTTCGCGACCGAGACACTCGCGCTGGGCATCAACATGCCCGCGCGCACCGTCGTGCTCGAACGCCTCGTGAAGTACAACGGGGAAGCCCACGTCGATCTGACTCCCGGCGAGTACACGCAGCTCACCGGACGCGCGGGAAGACGGGGAATCGACGTCGAGGGGCACGCCGTGGTGGTGTGGCAGCCCGGTGTCGATCCGAGACAGGTCGCGGGGCTGGCCTCCACCCGAACCTATCCGCTGCGGTCGTCGTTCCGGCCCGGCTACAACATGGCCGTGAACCTGGTCGGCCGGTTCGGGTCGGCCGCGGCCCGCGAGCTGCTGGAGAGGTCGTTCGCGCAGTTCCAGGCCGACCGGTCGGTGGTCGGGCTGTCGCGCAGGATCGACCGCAACGTGGAGGCGCTGCGCGGCTACGCCGACGCGGTGACCGGCGACGTCACCGAGCTGCGGGCGTATCTGACTCTGCGGCAGCGGGTGTCCGAGCGGGAGAAGGTGCTCGCGCGGCAGAACACGGCGTCGCGGCGCGCGCAGACGGCAGGCTCGCTGGAGAAGCTCCGCAAGGGCGACGTGATCGCGGTGCCGCAGGGGCGGCGTGCGGGGCTGGCCGTGGTGGTCGATCCGGGAGTGGACCAGTTCGACGAACCGAGGCCGGTCGTGGTGACGGAGGATCGCTGGGCGGGCCCGCTGTCGCTGTCCGACTTCCCCGCCCCCGTCGAGCCGCTGGGCAGGCTGAAGCTACCCAAACACGTCGAGCTGCGCTCGCCGAAGACCCGCCGTGACGTCGCGGCGTCCCTGCGCAACCTGGGCCTGCGCCCGCCGCGCCGGACGAAATGGCGCTCCGACGCCCACTCCGACCCCGAGCTCGCCGACCTGCGACGCCAGTTGCGGAACCACCCGGTGCACGGGATGGCCGACCGCGAGGCCAACCTGCGCTGGGTGGAGCGCTACCAGCGTCTCGAAGCCGAGACCGAGCAGCTCAAGCGCAAGGTCGCGGCGACGACGCATTCGCTGGCCCGCGCGTTCGACCGCATTCGCCGGTTGCTGTCCGAGCGCGGTTTCCTCGACACCGAAGGGGACGCGGTCACCGAACACGGCCGGCTGCTGGCCCGGCTCTACAGCGAGTCGGACCTGCTGGCAGCCGAGTGCATCCGCCAGCGGCTGTGGCACGGGCTGGCCCCCGCTGAACTCGCCGCGGTGGTCTCCACGCTCGTGTACGAGGCGCGGCGGGACGCTACCACCGAGTCGAAGCTGCCCGCGGGGCCAGTCTCGACCGCGTGGCAGGAGACGGTGCGGGTGTGGACCGACCTCGTCGAGGACGAGCGCAGGCACCGGCTCGACCGCACGAGGGAGCCCGATGCCGGGTTCGCCTGGCCCGTCTACCGCTGGGCGCGAGGGGAGACGCTGGAGAAGGTCC